From Vigna unguiculata cultivar IT97K-499-35 chromosome 5, ASM411807v1, whole genome shotgun sequence, the proteins below share one genomic window:
- the LOC114185824 gene encoding 65-kDa microtubule-associated protein 3-like isoform X1, which yields MFSNRKNSQQETTCHLLLKELQIIWDEVGESDSQRDAMLLEIEQKCLDLYRSKVDEAKLYRAQIQQEITDYVGEIAGICAALGEQSPHFDPKSCGSLKKAREKVVSQLEEMRKLKTEKKKQFAEVLYQLKNISIELHGSKVVNDHLDENNLSLKRLQELKKQLLQLQNEKANRLKQVSDQLNTLNSLCSVLGLDVKDKICDIFPTMVNSSLRKDVSDNTIKNLTSEIQSLREIKIHRMQKLQSLAASLLEMWDLMDTPLEEQQKFLHVTSKIAALESEFTESKILSIDSVIYVEKEVERLQELKSTKMKELLLKKKLELEEICRKTHLTPQTVFPGQHSLKLLDYDQIQHLITKANEEALGRKEILEKVEKWMAACQEESWLEEYNRDDNRYNAGRGAHLALKRAEKARALLSKIPGLVEAIILKVKAWEKERGQEFLYDGSRLLSMLEDYSILRQEKENERQRQRDQKKLQGQLMTEHETLFGTKPSPSSKSGYKAPRCSTGIPSIRKFSVGGAMLQDQRHASLIHQSNKKGIITNHKGSILRNKNIYHSTQSSGKENSKSDGYAVKSGSSAEKSIEILSSLTRKPLSPLSPAALSSSNISNLQQDLSKLQNVATQQKSQILTATTSPSRAYIAGAEENMTPKNMTLPVPTTPLTSVPMLTSTTPDTVYSGATASSKTTQSFEYSFEEVRAGFILPKTHAQ from the exons ATGTTCAGCAACCGTAAAAACAGTCAACAAGAAACAACATGTCATTTGTTGCTAAAAGAACTCCAG ATAATATGGGATGAAGTTGGAGAGTCTGATTCTCAAAGGGATGCAATGTTACTCGAAATAGAACAGAAGTGTCTGGATTTGTACAGAAGCAAAGTGGATGAAGCCAAACTGTATAGAGCACAAATTCAGCAAGAAATTACAGATTATGTGGGAGAAATTGCTGGCATATGTGCAGCATTGGGTGAACAATCACCACAT TTTGATCCAAAGTCTTGTGGAAGCTTGAAGAAAGCACGTGAAAAAGTGGTTTCACAACTTGAGGAGATGCGCAAGCTGAAAACCGAAAAGAAGAAACAGTTTGCAGAGGTCTTATATCAGTTGAAGAATATCTCTATTGAGCTTCACGGCTCCAAGGTGGTTAATGATCATTTAGATGAGAACAACTTGTCTTTAAAAAGACTACAGGAATTAAAGAAGCAATTACTTCAATTGCAAAATGAAAAG GCCAATCGACTGAAACAGGTGTCTGACCAACTCAACACTCTCAATTCATTGTGCTCGGTCCTTGGTTTAGATGTCAAAGACAAAATTTGTGATATCTTCCCCACAATGGTTAATTCATCTCTGAGAAAAGATGTTAGTGACAATACAATAAAGAATCTGACTTCTGAAATACAAAGTTTGAGAGAGATTAAAATACACAGAATGCAGAAG CTTCAAAGTCTTGCAGCATCTCTATTAGAGATGTGGGATTTAATGGATACACCGCTGGAGGAACAGCAGAAATTTCTCCATGTTACCAGTAAAATTGCAGCTTTGGAATCTGAATTTACTGAGTCTAAAATACTTTCAATTGATTCCGTGATTTAC GTTGAGAAGGAAGTTGAAAGGCTTCAAGAACTTAAAtcaaccaaaatgaaagaactATTGCTGAAAAAGAAGTTGGAGTTAGAGGAAATATGCAGGAAAACACATCTGACTCCACAAACAGTTTTTCCAGGCCAACATTCACTTAAGCTTTTAGACTACG ATCAAATTCAGCACCTAATTACTAAGGCAAATGAAGAAGCTCTAGGCCGGAAAGAAATTCTTGAAAAGGTTGAGAAGTGGATGGCTGCATGTCAAGAAGAAAGCTGGCTGGAGGAGTACAATAGG GATGATAATCGTTATAATGCTGGAAGAGGTGCACATCTTGCTCTAAAACGTGCTGAGAAGGCCCGTGCTTTATTAAGCAAAATTCCTG GCTTGGTAGAggcaataattttaaaagttaaagcgtgggagaaagaaagaggacAAGAGTTTTTGTATGATGGA AGCCGGCTACTTTCCATGCTTGAAGATTACAGCATCTTAAGGCAGGAGAAAGAGAATGAAAGGCAAAGGCAGAGG gATCAGAAGAAACTTCAGGGACAATTGATGACCGAGCATGAAACACTTTTCGGTACAAAACCCAGCCCATCATCTAAAAGTGGGTACAAGGCTCCTAGATGTTCAACAGGAATTCCAAGTATTAGAAAGTTTTCCGTTGGTGGAGCAATGCTTCAGGATCAAAGACATGCCTCTCTTATTCACCAATCTAATAAAAAGGGTATCATAACCAATCACAAAGGCTCCATCCTTCGCAACAAGAACATTTACCATTCAACTCAGTCCTcag GAAAGGAAAACTCTAAAAGTGATGGTTATGCAGTGAAGAGTGGAAGCAGTGCAGAAAAGAGCATTGAAATTCTGTCATCATTGACTAGGAAGCCCCTCTCTCCTCTTTCTCCTGCAGCTCTGTCTTCAAGCAACATATCAAATCTTCAACAAGACCTTAGTAAACTACAGAATGTAGCAACACAGcaaaaaagtcaaattttaacAGCAACAACTTCACCATCCAGAGCATATATAGCTGGTGCTGAAGAAAATATGACACCAAAGAATATGACTCTTCCAGTTCCTACCACTCCTTTGACTTCAGTCCCTATGTTGACTTCCACTACACCAGACACTGTGTATTCAGGTGCCACTGCATCTTCAAAGACTACTCAATCATTTGAATACTCATTTGAGGAAGTGCGAGCTGGTTTTATTCTCCCTAAAACCCATGCTCAATGA
- the LOC114185824 gene encoding 65-kDa microtubule-associated protein 3-like isoform X2, producing MFSNRKNSQQETTCHLLLKELQIIWDEVGESDSQRDAMLLEIEQKCLDLYRSKVDEAKLYRAQIQQEITDYVGEIAGICAALGEQSPHFDPKSCGSLKKAREKVVSQLEEMRKLKTEKKKQFAEVLYQLKNISIELHGSKVVNDHLDENNLSLKRLQELKKQLLQLQNEKANRLKQVSDQLNTLNSLCSVLGLDVKDKICDIFPTMVNSSLRKDVSDNTIKNLTSEIQSLREIKIHRMQKLQSLAASLLEMWDLMDTPLEEQQKFLHVTSKIAALESEFTESKILSIDSVIYVEKEVERLQELKSTKMKELLLKKKLELEEICRKTHLTPQTVFPGQHSLKLLDYDQIQHLITKANEEALGRKEILEKVEKWMAACQEESWLEEYNRDDNRYNAGRGAHLALKRAEKARALLSKIPGLVEAIILKVKAWEKERGQEFLYDGSRLLSMLEDYSILRQEKENERQRQRDQKKLQGQLMTEHETLFGTKPSPSSKSGYKAPRCSTGIPSIRKFSVGGAMLQDQRHASLIHQSNKKGIITNHKGSILRNKNIYHSTQSSVKSGSSAEKSIEILSSLTRKPLSPLSPAALSSSNISNLQQDLSKLQNVATQQKSQILTATTSPSRAYIAGAEENMTPKNMTLPVPTTPLTSVPMLTSTTPDTVYSGATASSKTTQSFEYSFEEVRAGFILPKTHAQ from the exons ATGTTCAGCAACCGTAAAAACAGTCAACAAGAAACAACATGTCATTTGTTGCTAAAAGAACTCCAG ATAATATGGGATGAAGTTGGAGAGTCTGATTCTCAAAGGGATGCAATGTTACTCGAAATAGAACAGAAGTGTCTGGATTTGTACAGAAGCAAAGTGGATGAAGCCAAACTGTATAGAGCACAAATTCAGCAAGAAATTACAGATTATGTGGGAGAAATTGCTGGCATATGTGCAGCATTGGGTGAACAATCACCACAT TTTGATCCAAAGTCTTGTGGAAGCTTGAAGAAAGCACGTGAAAAAGTGGTTTCACAACTTGAGGAGATGCGCAAGCTGAAAACCGAAAAGAAGAAACAGTTTGCAGAGGTCTTATATCAGTTGAAGAATATCTCTATTGAGCTTCACGGCTCCAAGGTGGTTAATGATCATTTAGATGAGAACAACTTGTCTTTAAAAAGACTACAGGAATTAAAGAAGCAATTACTTCAATTGCAAAATGAAAAG GCCAATCGACTGAAACAGGTGTCTGACCAACTCAACACTCTCAATTCATTGTGCTCGGTCCTTGGTTTAGATGTCAAAGACAAAATTTGTGATATCTTCCCCACAATGGTTAATTCATCTCTGAGAAAAGATGTTAGTGACAATACAATAAAGAATCTGACTTCTGAAATACAAAGTTTGAGAGAGATTAAAATACACAGAATGCAGAAG CTTCAAAGTCTTGCAGCATCTCTATTAGAGATGTGGGATTTAATGGATACACCGCTGGAGGAACAGCAGAAATTTCTCCATGTTACCAGTAAAATTGCAGCTTTGGAATCTGAATTTACTGAGTCTAAAATACTTTCAATTGATTCCGTGATTTAC GTTGAGAAGGAAGTTGAAAGGCTTCAAGAACTTAAAtcaaccaaaatgaaagaactATTGCTGAAAAAGAAGTTGGAGTTAGAGGAAATATGCAGGAAAACACATCTGACTCCACAAACAGTTTTTCCAGGCCAACATTCACTTAAGCTTTTAGACTACG ATCAAATTCAGCACCTAATTACTAAGGCAAATGAAGAAGCTCTAGGCCGGAAAGAAATTCTTGAAAAGGTTGAGAAGTGGATGGCTGCATGTCAAGAAGAAAGCTGGCTGGAGGAGTACAATAGG GATGATAATCGTTATAATGCTGGAAGAGGTGCACATCTTGCTCTAAAACGTGCTGAGAAGGCCCGTGCTTTATTAAGCAAAATTCCTG GCTTGGTAGAggcaataattttaaaagttaaagcgtgggagaaagaaagaggacAAGAGTTTTTGTATGATGGA AGCCGGCTACTTTCCATGCTTGAAGATTACAGCATCTTAAGGCAGGAGAAAGAGAATGAAAGGCAAAGGCAGAGG gATCAGAAGAAACTTCAGGGACAATTGATGACCGAGCATGAAACACTTTTCGGTACAAAACCCAGCCCATCATCTAAAAGTGGGTACAAGGCTCCTAGATGTTCAACAGGAATTCCAAGTATTAGAAAGTTTTCCGTTGGTGGAGCAATGCTTCAGGATCAAAGACATGCCTCTCTTATTCACCAATCTAATAAAAAGGGTATCATAACCAATCACAAAGGCTCCATCCTTCGCAACAAGAACATTTACCATTCAACTCAGTCCTcag TGAAGAGTGGAAGCAGTGCAGAAAAGAGCATTGAAATTCTGTCATCATTGACTAGGAAGCCCCTCTCTCCTCTTTCTCCTGCAGCTCTGTCTTCAAGCAACATATCAAATCTTCAACAAGACCTTAGTAAACTACAGAATGTAGCAACACAGcaaaaaagtcaaattttaacAGCAACAACTTCACCATCCAGAGCATATATAGCTGGTGCTGAAGAAAATATGACACCAAAGAATATGACTCTTCCAGTTCCTACCACTCCTTTGACTTCAGTCCCTATGTTGACTTCCACTACACCAGACACTGTGTATTCAGGTGCCACTGCATCTTCAAAGACTACTCAATCATTTGAATACTCATTTGAGGAAGTGCGAGCTGGTTTTATTCTCCCTAAAACCCATGCTCAATGA